In Cryptomeria japonica chromosome 1, Sugi_1.0, whole genome shotgun sequence, the sequence AATCTCTGGGTCACCTCTGGATATTTGGTGTGTTTGTTATATCTTCTTTGTTAAGAGAAacttacatatccatttcccaacATGTTCAGCATTTCATATATCTTCTTTTGAAAGGATTTTTATGTAATTAATGGTCTGCTTTTTCATTCATTTCCTATCAACACATTGTCTTCCTCAATCATTTTGCTATAATAAAAATTACAATTTATAAAAAGATAAGTGCACAGAAAGATTTACTTGCTTTGGTTACAACTACATAATTTACAGAAGATAACATTTTTAGGTTtttcatatatattaaaatatttctgatTTGGGAGCATAACCCTTTTAACTGTTAAATGTtcacatttatatagtgttgtctATATATGAAGAAAATTTCCAATGAGATTGCTCTTTTAAATTTCAATGCCCTAACATATGATGTAACTGTTTCATTATATCAGACCTCTTACAGAAGTCAGTCAACATACTTCTGTTTTCTTTTTATTGACCCAATCTAAATAATATTTGAGAAGCAGATACTTATTATAAAACATTATTCAGAGTTTCTTTCTCTCTTTACTAAATATACAATTATTCAGATTATCCTTCCCCTGTATATTGATCTGAATGGACTGCACTGCCCACAAGATTGAATATACCATTTATTATGAATCCTTTGAAGTTCTCCCCTTTCTGAAAGGGCCAGGATTCCTGTGTATATTTGTTTCAATTTTTGGCACTTCATTTCTAGAGTCACTCTTTAAAATttgaattaataatttattaaattgagATGAAAAATAGACCAATAGATTAGATTTGATTCTAATTTGATTTTTACAACAATATATTGAACACATAAATTTGAGTAAAAGTTTTAAAAAATTTTAATCTCATACCAATAGATACAAATTATTTAAAAGTTGAAATTTTATCATATATAATTGAAGAATCAATCCTCTGTGCTTTCCGTGCCACTAACTGGCTTCTGGTTAAGCTTAGCACTTGGTTGTAAACCTCAGGTGACCGACCGCTGAATAGCAGCACGACCAAGGCATCAGCAAGCCAACGTTTGATCGAACTCTGCTATGAAAGATACAGAAGGGATATTTTCTGTTTTTTATTCTTCCTAGAAAATAATTGCTGATAAAGAGCTGACACAAGCATGTTGTGTGGCTAGCAATGAGTACAAAAAGCACTACACAACAGTCTTCACAAGCAAGGGATTCTCTGTCTTCGTCCAGTACGCTATCATTCTATGGCAGTGTCTTTTGGCTGCTCTCTAAAATGTCTTATGATCAGATTTGATCGCACctctaaaaaattccaaaaaagttGCTTAAAAGCTGCAGATTCATTCAAGATAGTGATGTCGAGGACTTAAGTTTgtaagaggttttgtggtacttttTGATGGATTTTTTGAAACAATCTTAATCTTTCTTGGTAATACTAGGTATAGTATTAACATCAAATTGTTGTAGCAATAAGCTGGTTATTATCTCCTCCTCATGAGTATTGGCATTTCCTTTGTTGGTGAGCGATTTTCAATTCTTACAAGGGGATGACAAGCATGGCCATGCCATTGAATTTATGGTTAGAACTATGCAAGGGATTACCTTTTTGTTGGTTTGAGCTTATTTTTGAGAGTGAAGTGTGGGAGTATGGAGAGTGGGATTTTACTCTTCAATGCAAATTTATGCATAGAAGGTAGTTTTGATTCACCTATTTTGGTCTACAAAGATGTCTTCTTGTCAACTTTTTTAGTGAAGTGATTGCTTTGCAACCTAAGTATTAACATGGTGATGTTTGAGTTCAATGAGGAAGAAAGGTCAAGTAAATATATTCACAAGGCCTTAACCTACATGTTCGACATTATCAAGTTTGGAGATCTTTTTAGGAAAACTATTGGATAGACTTAGAAATATCTATGTAAAAAAATATAATGAGTTCGTGTTTAAGATCTTAAAATCATGAATTTATAGATCATAGCAAACCAAATCTCATTCAATCTTGGAGTCTTCTAGATTTTACTTAGAAGCTTCTTCAATCAATATTTACATTAAGTTCATGTCTAAGACCTTTAAGTCTCATAGCTTTCACTTATTAAAATAGTTTTATCAAGGCTTTGTATCCAATAATGTCTTGCATGTTCTTTGGTAGACTCAAGCTTCCATATATATCTTGATTCCCTGAATTCTATCATCCTTGAAACTAGTCTACAAGATCACAATGTTAACTAATCTACCAGATATAACCTATATTCCAATAACCATTCATTGAAACATGCTAattaaaaacctaaaaaaaaatggCTGCCTATGCCTACTAAATATAAGTCCCTCTCATCACACCCACTCCATAACAAATATGACTGGTCGTTATTAAAACAGCTTCATGTAGATGATCATAATGAAAACATCATTTGGTAGAACCTTTACCTACTAAGGGAAGAGCaccaccaatagataacatagttccaataacaatCCCAAAAAGAACCCAGATATAACCTATATTCCAATAACCATTCATTGAAACATGCTAattaaaaacctaaaaaaaatataAGGACCTCTCATCACACCCACTCCATAACAAATATGACTGTTCGTTATTAAAACAACTTCATATAGATGACCATAATGAAAACTTCATTTGATAGAACCTTTACATACTATACACATCGAATGTCAAATGAATGTGAATGGTAGGTATTTTTCCTCTACTAAATGATTAAAGGTGAACACAATAGATATTTTATTGTTTCCTTTGAAAATTTTGGACAGCACAGCAACTGCTAAACAAAAATGAATTTAGTTTCCCGATATAACCCCACTGGTTAGTTAATGTGAATGGAGAGGAAACCCTCACGCTTACAGAGAGTTACACAAACCCACGGCACCTGAAAATATCATCACAGGCACTGCAGCTTCCCTTCTACAAAATTTCGGGCCTCAAATAATTCAGTCTCTCAAAGGTAAGCTCTGGATCATCTTTGTGTCGTTTGTATGGTCTTTGTTAAAAGAAATACGCATTATCCATTtcaaacattttcagcattttgtaaattttgttttgaaagGGGTTTTTTGTGATTATGCCCTGTTTTTTCATTAACTTTCTATTAACACTTACCCGTCCTAAATCTTCTTGCAGCAATAGAAATTACAGTTTACAGAGAATAACTGCACAAAGAAATTTACCTGCTTTGGTTGCAACCTGTGTCTTGTCGCTGGTTCAAATACGACGAATTTGAAGAAAACCCAAAATCGTCGTTTTAGTTTGCCCTAAAATTCGTACGGAAAAGGGGCTTAGGGTTTGATCAATGTTTCTTCTAGAAGTCTCTGTTGTGCGAGAGTTTACAGTAAGCAGGTGTTTACTGGTGGTGGCCGCCATTGTTGCAGAGTCCAGAGGCTAAAAAGAGTGACTTGAGTGCGCCGTTTGAAGTAGAGACTAGTGACAACTGCAAGCAGTAAGACTTTCCTGGATTTGTTGAGCAGAGGTAGGTACCATCCGCACTGGTATTTTAGGTTTGGTTTGTTTCTGGATTTCTGGATTTCATTATAATTATGTACTGTGGTTTTCATTTATATTTAGCAGCTTATTCTGGATTTTCATCATAATTATGGACACTGAAATTTTCatgcttttaatttatttatattttatggcTGCGATGTCtgtatctatttttatttttcactgtggttttttaatttattatatatatattcactaaaaTAAATTATGTTACCCAcagttttaaaaaataataatattaggcacggtttttaatataaataatatgaGTCATGGTTTTCAATAAAAATAGCAGTAGGCATGTTAGGGGAAGAGCACCCGcagtcgtcatagctaacttcgtgcatctatagttatgcgcacaaaggtcaaaaattacatttcaaagtgtcacctgatacctaactaaagatatTCCAGTAACCATCAACTCAAAATTGCTAGTACTTGTtaacaaatgtcccaatagtggtgcacaaatgttccaatagtggtgcacaaatgatcggctattggtacaaaacaaatttattaatggtgttttcactatgacggctattggggggtcaacatgacaataaggtgacggttattgagACTATGTTATCTATTGCTGCTCTTCCCCTAACTGTTTTCTACTTTTTCAAAGTATCAAATCCATTATGTAATGACAAAGTTGTAGGGCCTACTGGGGAGGTAGGTTAAGTTCAAAATTTGATGGTCAGCTTCCCCTTTTAACCAATTTTTTTCAAAAGTTATTTAagtaatttttttggaaaaaaataattatattatttttgaaTTGGAAAAAAGCATATGTGGAATCAGAAACAATACTAATTGTCATTAAAATCTGTAAAAGACAAATTCAAAGAGGTTTATTTACAAATTcattattttgaaagaaaaaatcagAATATAAAAGTAAACACAAAAAtataatcaaaaacatattatcaatctgaatcattttgaagaattTGTGATTAAAGTTTCATTGTACTCAGcgattcatcatcaagatttattcTTTCTCTTCTTGATGATGGATTAAACATTGATAAAAAATAATACACAATGATAAATTCTGAATTTGCTAAGAATATGCGCTTGTATAAAACCAGCCTTCAAGAAGACTTTTAAACTTTTCCACTATTTAAAAAAGAGAAACAAGTTTGCTCTACCACAAATACACAACTTGAACTTCCATTTGATTATTAGTACGAATCCCATTAGTAAAGAGAAGAAGTGAACTGGTCTAGCACTATCCCACTGAATTTCACCAATCCCCTCAGCACATGGATTATAGAACCAtcgatattatttttttaaaaattatgaatTAAAAGACCATTTACCAGttttatttatgattatttaaattttgttttaaatattatattttttattataaataaagtaAATACGAtataaatttttttccaaaaattatataaatttttaagtctgtccgaaatatcctctttatatGATTCAGGGTTgctaaaattatataatttttttttccaaaaattatatAGATTTTTAAGTCTgtccgaaatatcctctttatatGATTCAGGTTTGCTAAAATTTCTCTGTATTTGACGGGAAAATTGCCTTCATAGGGCCATCAAATTTAGACCAAAAGGCGGACCCCAGTGCCAATACGGCCACTGCAGTTGCTATTCAACTGTCACATCAATATTACGATCATCTGCCATTGACAGCGACATCCTCTGTAACAGCTGTCTACAACGTTAACAGAATAAATAATTAAACGGCAAAAAGACAAATATGATTAGACGTGCCACTCATCCAGTTTTAATTTAAAAAGGGGGCCTGCCCATTCCGATGCCTTGCATCAGCAATTGCTACCCAAGACTAGGACCATCTCAGCCCATTATTACATCTATGTTATATTAAAATCTATTTATCTTCCGGAATTTTCgacttttattttattaataagagAAATTTAATGGTTTACTATATATAGCTTCCAAGCTAATAATTACTTGAGTTTCTTAAAAACTGATTGGATCAAACTATATTTCTTCAGAGAGAAAGACAAGAAAACAAAATAGATAAGAAATGTTTTAGAtcaaattatataatttattatcAGATAAGACAAAAAAAAGtaaaatagataaatattttttgactttattaaaatcaaattattattattataatagattgttaatataaaaatattacaCAGTTTAAATCAAAATCAGAATGCTatcattaatttaataataatgaatttatatttaaaaatcaaTCACGAGGTTCATACCAATCTTGTCATTATGAATGTAATAACTTACCAAACCCATCTCGAGACAAGGGGTAAAATATTTAACAAGGCACTTTTATGAATAGAATTGGAAAATTATTTACACGACCAGGTCCCTCTTTGTATAGGTTGTCGTCTACtagtaggttttttatttttatttgtttaatttcgTTATACGGGTTGTCGTCTAGTAGGAGGTTTTTTTTAATATACATTGTCGTTTGCTATCATCACTGGACAGATAGGGATCTGGGAAAACGTATCAAAAGGCGGAAGGGGGAAGAAGAGTATAGAGCACTGAAGTCCGTCTGGCATATTTTTAGTGGAAAGGAGAAAAGAAATAACCGACCTAATCTGATTGCGTCTTGTGACGAGTTTTTTATGGGATAAGACGAAAGGAAAAAGACAGAAATTTTCAGAAGAGAAGAGACTTTAGTCATTAGTTTGTGTaagaattttttaaattttgagaagagaagagacttTAGTCATTAGTTTGTGTAAGAATTTTTTTCATCAGAATTTTTTGATCACACCTCTTGATCACACCTCTTGATCTATCAGCTAAAGAGAGAAAAAATGACAACAGTGAAGAAAGCTGTACAGACGGTGTTGCTGCCATTGCAACTTAGCCTTGGAATTTTCCTGATCATGAAGACGACACCTCTTTGGGCGGTCATTCATTGTACCCTTGCCTACTTGCTCGACTGCCTCTATTTCCCTTACACAGATTACAAACAGCTCCATGGATTTAAAGGTCGAGTCTTCAAAAAAGTGGTCTCTCATGCCACTACTGCAGGAGATGTGTCCAAAGCAAAAAAGCAGAAGGTTCCTAACAAACCTAAAAATCTTGGGGAGTTGATCGCAAATTCTGAGATGGGTAGGTCAGTCTCAGTGGTCTACCTGGGTCAGAGTTTTGAACTACAGCGAATGGAAGGAGACAAGATGCaagtgaagattggatttgagcgaaaggatggagagaagatttCAATGAAGGTCGGGCCTGCATATTACATCACAGATAAAATGTGGGAAACTGTGCAGTACATTGGAAATTTGCCTCCAGAGACCGTGTTTGTGAAAAACCATAAAGAGATATGGGAAGAAGTGATCGCGGGCGATATTATGGAGTTTGAAGAAGTGCTTGATTCAGTAATATTGGATAACCGTGCGGTTGTTCGTCTGGACCATGATTACTTTCTGCCTATCAACTTATTATTGGCGGAAGATAAGTTGCAGAGGACTTTAAATTTTGTGGGTTTGTTCCTAAACACTCAAAAGCAAATCCATTGGCTCATTCCTGCATGTCTAAGCTTTACAGCGGTAGTAATGGGGTTCAGCACAACACTGAGGCTGTCTATCATTGACTGCATCAGTAAAATCTTTTGTAGAGGAGTACAGTTTCTGTGTGACCTGCTCCCATTGGCAATGAGGAGGTCGGCATATTCTTGGGGAAGCTGGGTGGACCGCTTGAAGCCCAGTAATGACTTCCGATCAAAGATTGTTAAGGGCGATGTAGTCGTGCTCCTTGCTGGAGGTGCAAAATTTGACTCTAAATCTCAGATTCAGCGTATAATATTCGCTGACTGCTTGCCATTGGTTGATGAGATTTGCTCTGTAGGTGGCCCATTTTTGTTCAGATCTGACCCAAACTGTGACTCAAACCATGATTCAAACTGTGACTCATTTTATATTGAGTGGATCTTTGACAATACTAAATGTTCGTTAAAAGCGGGCCGTGTCGCATCGAACGAGACAAGGTCGTCGTTAACAGAGGTTGAAACTTTTATTGAATGTGGTGATGGACATTGTAGCACGAAGAAAGCTATAAAATTCCTCAAATCTGGTTGTTGCATGGCAAACAAATCATCAATGGCAGATGGTAGTCACACTGCATCAGTGGATATCGATTGTTGCAAGGCAAAGGAATCGTTAATGGCAGATGATATTCATACTGCATCACTGGATATAGATTGTAGCTCTGAGGAGGCCATAAAACTATTTATATTTGTTTCTTACATGGCAGAGCTACAGTCAGGCTCATTGAAATCTTATGACAGCAATTCTAAGACTGTGTATGTCCGCCGTTTCATAGAGTCGATCAACGCATATGTCAGAAGCGGCTATCCACCACTCCAAAAATTAGAGTTGAAGGGTGTAGTTGTCCGCTGATATTACTCTACTCCGTCAGGAGATGCCCAAATTTCTGTTGTAATATAGCTAAATGAATGTGTATTAGATTGTTAGAGATAAGAAATGTTATGTAACAGGTGTCCCACCACTTTGGAGGATGTAGTTGTTCTACTAATATAACTTTAGTAGAGGATATCTTATTCAAATTCTCCTGTTAGCAATTATAGTACTCTAATTGCTAATGAAAATAGTGTTTTTCTGCATTGAACAgttttaaaatacaaaagaataaacagATTTCAGTTATAGTTTATATGGTTCAGTTAGGATTTGAATCTAATTAGATCTTATCTTTTCTATGAAGTGTTCTATCAACTGAATAACTGACCCTTTTTTGGTCAGTCCATTGTCTGTTGTCCGTTTGGATCTGTTAgaactcaaacctaggaccttctagTTGCTGCTGTGTCCATTGTCTACTGAGATACGACttttcaataaataaaaaaatttgtaaaaataagaaAAACCCAAAGAACAAAACAAATAAGATCAGAAGACAGTTACAATACCATGACTTGAGCTTTGAGGAACTTCTTTGCTCCTTTAGTTCCCAATTTGAAAGCATTGTTCTTTAATAGGAAAATTGAAGTGTAATGACATTGTTAAAAAAATATGAAAGTATGCAAACAAAAGTTTAGACAAAGTTGAAATGATTGTAAAGGAAATCTTTTCAGAGTCTATGATATGAAACGACCTGTCTTTTTAGGTCTACATATGAAACCACCCTGTGTACTGCTAATTTTTAACATGTGGCCTCTTTAAAAAAAGTTTGTAACCCTTTTTAAAAAAATACCAAATACTCTGATTAACATTTTAAAATAAGCGCGGCCTTCAAGTTTTAATGGTCCAATAAAAAACTATTGGTTTTCCTGTATAGAAAGCATATACACGCATGCCTTGTATGTAATGGTAATGGTTGCCTTTTGTGGTGCTTCTTGATAATCCATCGCATGAAATAAAGTAATGAATGGGACATTTTCCAGGGAAtctgtatattttattttttttccaggTCGATGGAGTTACGTTGTTAGTCTGGAAGAAATATTTATTTCGTGATTATGAAATAAAAATTGTAGttactattatttgaattttttcaaatataaataaaataaatatttttaattaaaaattaattatttatatatatatatattatattttataagaaTATTGTCTAAATAGAATTTAACaaaatgaataatttttttgaagtataattatattttaataaataaagttTTTATAAAGAATAAttgtttttaaataattaaataaaaaattacataaattATAGGAAACgaaaaataattcttcaaatcaaaacaaaatagatttagtatataaaatatattaatttaatttaatttaatttaacaaaataACTTAAAAATTTACAAAGgtcaaataaatttttaaaaattaagttttTATAAATAATAGttgtttttaaataataaaatcaaaagTTATATATATTAtagtaaaacaaaataatttttcaaattaaaataaaataaaatttgtataGACAATTTAGATGTATAtatctaaaaaaaaatattaagagaTATCAATTTGGAGCTATTTCATACACttgaaaagttattttattttactttgaaAATAAATGGAAATATTATGTTCCTtactaaatatttatatttttacatGTAAATCACTTTCTAATTTAAGGTAAGAGATAAAAAGTTATTGCTAACACATACATATCGTTATACTCTACCCCATGTTTCTATTGTACAACGCTTTTGTTATTGCTAGCTAGTTGTTATGTATGTGTGAGTCTATCCCTTTGTATGTGTAATAATGAGCATAGGAAAATTAAAATGCATATTTTTCCTCTATCAAATACATTTTTTCCTAAGGGATTTCACACCTTTCGCTTGGTAATGAGGATCTTTATTGAATACTTTACAAATAATCTCTCATAGTCAAGAGTGAGCATACAATCAATGTTGGAAAAacaaggatcaaactacccatatgAAACTTTATAGAAACAACTCAAAGTAGAAACAATGTGCATATGAAATCAATCCATCTACACTATTATGTAGTTCATAAACTTCTAGGCAACATAATGTTGATCAACATTTATGAGGCCAATGCAAGAATACAAACATAGGGGCTAAGAGATCCTTTACTATTCATATTTGGAATATTATTATAATTTCTACCCCATACATAAGTTAAGGCCAAGAGGGGAAGCCTGTAGCTCATGAGGTGTAGAAGAACAAACATCAATCTAGATGAAACACTTCATCATGCAATCAAAGTGAAATATGTCAAACCTAGGCATGTGATCCAATTGAGTTGGAGAAAATTCACTCAGTTTCATCTAGATTTTGAAACTCACTATTTGCACTTAGGTCTTAATAAAAATCCCCAAACATAGGAATAATCAACTCATCTTTAGATATAGAAGCTTGGCTCCCATTAGAGAGGAAGGATTTATACCTACTTTGGTTAGCACCCAACTTAAGTGCACTTTACACTTGCTAATGTAATTATCGGTACCTACATCACATGCATACTCTATTTTTACACTTGAACCATAACACACAAGAAATAGATCTATAAGGCACCTCAATTGAAGAATTGAGTTATTCATTTTTCTCTTATTTTCATATTAACCATCATTACCTTCTAAAAATAGATATAAAATATATCTTCCATCTTTAGATCCATTTGTATCTCTTTTGTCATCATCTAATTCATAATATTGTCACCATGAGGAAGATGACAAGCCACACCCTAGAAGAACAAATCATCATATAAATTGGCATGATCTTCAACATCACCATCCTCAAGAGCTAATTACTGCCACTCGAAGTCTATAGTGCTTTATCCTCAATACCTTTGGCCTCTTTCAAgtcctaagaaaaatgcacatctAGGATTAGGGCATTCCTTCTTTGAGTTAATAAATGTTGATGCCTATAGTCTTGTTTGAAATCCCtcataattattataatttttgaaGCATTTATTTAGTACCTCCACATGTTACCTCTCGATGAAACCATGATTATCTAGAAGAAAATAAATTACTAAGTTATATTTAACTTCCACTTGTTGCATTGTGTGCACCCTTGgtatccttgtgttgtgtagtgcaacgTTTGGGTTTGCGACATAGCTTTGT encodes:
- the LOC131036291 gene encoding uncharacterized protein LOC131036291, producing MTTVKKAVQTVLLPLQLSLGIFLIMKTTPLWAVIHCTLAYLLDCLYFPYTDYKQLHGFKGRVFKKVVSHATTAGDVSKAKKQKVPNKPKNLGELIANSEMGRSVSVVYLGQSFELQRMEGDKMQVKIGFERKDGEKISMKVGPAYYITDKMWETVQYIGNLPPETVFVKNHKEIWEEVIAGDIMEFEEVLDSVILDNRAVVRLDHDYFLPINLLLAEDKLQRTLNFVGLFLNTQKQIHWLIPACLSFTAVVMGFSTTLRLSIIDCISKIFCRGVQFLCDLLPLAMRRSAYSWGSWVDRLKPSNDFRSKIVKGDVVVLLAGGAKFDSKSQIQRIIFADCLPLVDEICSVGGPFLFRSDPNCDSNHDSNCDSFYIEWIFDNTKCSLKAGRVASNETRSSLTEVETFIECGDGHCSTKKAIKFLKSGCCMANKSSMADGSHTASVDIDCCKAKESLMADDIHTASLDIDCSSEEAIKLFIFVSYMAELQSGSLKSYDSNSKTVYVRRFIESINAYVRSGYPPLQKLELKGVVVR